A single window of Leptolyngbya ohadii IS1 DNA harbors:
- a CDS encoding chemotaxis protein CheW yields MELAKIALTENRLLKPAGDAYLKFWLTPEIPAVIAMQSIQEALVLPARRLTPMPNMHPVMLGLLNRRTRISWVIDLAQLLGVSLLDVSTQQYTIVLLQVGDIPLGLAVHRVEGSVRLQTEQIQSPLGQISASLVPYLRGCALLQQAERQEVLLVLEAEAIVQSSVLRVA; encoded by the coding sequence ATGGAACTTGCAAAGATTGCGCTCACCGAAAATCGACTGTTGAAACCGGCGGGGGATGCCTATCTCAAATTTTGGCTCACCCCTGAAATTCCAGCCGTAATCGCCATGCAGTCTATCCAGGAAGCTCTGGTACTGCCCGCCCGACGTCTCACCCCCATGCCCAATATGCATCCCGTAATGCTGGGCTTGCTGAATCGACGAACTCGAATTAGCTGGGTGATTGATCTGGCGCAGTTGCTCGGCGTTTCCCTGCTGGATGTTTCCACACAGCAATATACGATCGTCCTGCTTCAAGTGGGCGATATACCCCTGGGTCTGGCAGTGCATCGCGTTGAAGGATCGGTTCGGCTCCAAACGGAGCAAATCCAGTCCCCTCTGGGACAAATTTCCGCGTCCCTCGTTCCCTACCTGCGGGGCTGTGCCCTTCTTCAACAGGCAGAAAGACAGGAAGTGCTGCTCGTGCTAGAGGCAGAGGCGATCGTGCAGTCGTCTGTGCTGCGGGTGGCGTAG
- a CDS encoding response regulator: MQTIRMGTYRSPQTLHPLSLLAQMISRQASGCLQVVSQSTIWSLYLEQGKLFYASSSDEPFARLDRHLRRLSLRVPSLVSAVRVQVRLLFESVRDQDEKVISDYQAIVWLVEQRFLMPDQAEDLIRGLAQEVVDSLLSIQTGSYELIEPEQLPIQLPQFCQLDLKAIVEAAQQQKQRTAERPPENRLSEPAKPPQANPVETKPPAARPETITTEPLNRNGNSLFNQKIAPNGLPPQRNGASPPRPETAKTTYTIACIDDSPTVLQAINSFLDDKMFSVVLISDPVRALMQIIRSKPDLILLDVTMPSLDGYELCSLLRKHPVFRSTPIVMVTGNTGFIDRAKARLVGASGYLTKPFTQSDLMKMVFKHLK; this comes from the coding sequence ATGCAGACCATCCGTATGGGAACCTATCGATCGCCCCAAACGCTCCATCCCCTCAGCCTCCTTGCTCAAATGATTAGCCGTCAGGCAAGCGGTTGTTTGCAGGTTGTGAGCCAATCCACCATCTGGTCACTCTACTTAGAGCAGGGCAAACTGTTTTACGCTTCCAGCTCGGATGAACCCTTTGCCCGTCTCGATCGCCACCTGCGTCGTTTGAGCCTTCGGGTTCCCAGTTTGGTCAGTGCCGTTCGGGTGCAGGTGCGCCTGCTGTTTGAATCGGTCAGAGATCAGGATGAAAAAGTCATTTCCGACTACCAGGCGATCGTCTGGCTGGTCGAGCAGCGGTTTTTGATGCCCGATCAAGCTGAAGACCTGATTCGGGGATTGGCACAGGAAGTCGTTGATTCCCTGCTCTCAATCCAGACAGGCAGCTATGAGCTAATTGAGCCAGAGCAATTGCCGATTCAACTGCCGCAGTTTTGTCAGCTCGATCTCAAGGCGATCGTAGAAGCCGCCCAGCAGCAAAAACAGCGAACCGCTGAACGCCCGCCCGAAAATCGCCTCAGTGAACCCGCGAAGCCGCCTCAGGCGAATCCAGTCGAGACTAAGCCTCCTGCTGCCCGCCCTGAGACTATTACAACAGAGCCGCTGAACCGCAACGGCAATTCGCTCTTTAACCAAAAGATTGCCCCCAACGGACTCCCCCCGCAGCGGAACGGAGCTAGCCCCCCACGACCCGAAACCGCTAAAACAACCTACACGATCGCCTGCATCGACGACAGCCCAACCGTGCTTCAGGCAATTAATTCGTTCCTGGACGACAAAATGTTTTCTGTAGTGTTGATCAGCGATCCGGTGCGGGCACTGATGCAGATTATCCGCAGCAAACCAGACTTGATTTTGCTGGATGTCACCATGCCTAGCCTGGATGGCTATGAGCTGTGTTCCTTGCTGCGGAAGCATCCTGTGTTTAGAAGCACGCCGATCGTGATGGTGACAGGTAATACCGGATTTATCGATCGGGCAAAGGCGCGGCTGGTGGGTGCCTCCGGTTACTTGACCAAGCCCTTCACCCAGTCGGATCTGATGAAGATGGTCTTTAAGCATCTTAAGTGA
- the bcsA gene encoding UDP-forming cellulose synthase catalytic subunit, giving the protein MTKPLSRKAFRPTQKRLEQLNNQFADLLIDRLPDSVNSVLQWLGRSQLVLLLVCLVMFFAPFITVRPNIWQQALLGACVVGVGRWFLHLAERPQSKSDDALHLLLMLLSILTTLRYLYYRVSYTLNFDTWVDAFFSLLLFAAELYGILTLFLAYFQTLKIRERKPVDLSLYPQEDWFTVDIYIPTYNEDVDIVRKTTLAAMAIDYPADKKRVYVLDDGRAEKYKQRRAKLWEMCEELGCTMLTRDNNDHAKAGNINTALHKTKGDLVMILDCDHIPIRGFLQKTVGFFFDPKVALVQTPHWFYNPDPFERNLYTNGQIPVGNELFYKVLQKGNDFWNAAFFCGSAAVIRREAILEVGGIATETVTEDCHTSLRLHSIGYKSVYYDKIMVAGLAPETFSSFVGQQVRWARGMAQILRLENPLFNRKLKLRMSQRLCYFSATMHFFFGFPRVMYAIAPTFFLLFGINSVKGLGVETLVYALPHIILSMQTNHIPYKHVRFSFWNEIYEFAMSFQAGIVTMLALVNPKLGSFNVTSKGLTVNERSFDLDSIRYLVLLGTITAASLLAIPFWLIISPQETQAVLINALWCLFNLLLVLAACLAAFEQPQLRRAHRLPRRLLAIIHNDGRQWIGNTTNVSETGAQILLEEWPNVPDEVRVELVGDYGARALLDARIVRGLATESLETSLSIDFVNLTQEQKDDLTLVLYADVREWYSQRRSQIDKPIESLRFIATSLKRAFRELKPEVGVKVRKQVRGWAQVFWEGWEDEIYTARVTEIGTRDLRIEFVDRTIPNLATLESSQPILSLMLSREGYDPLPQSLLAQVQSLEILPTLLPDAESGPEGTQVVTVPTQRIIMELTFPESLDRQQREKIRKVLRLLG; this is encoded by the coding sequence ATGACAAAACCTCTATCCAGAAAAGCATTTCGCCCGACTCAAAAGCGGCTGGAGCAGCTCAATAACCAGTTCGCCGATCTGCTAATCGATCGCCTTCCCGATTCCGTAAATTCCGTTCTCCAGTGGTTGGGACGATCGCAGTTGGTGCTGCTGCTGGTCTGTCTGGTGATGTTCTTCGCGCCGTTTATTACCGTTCGTCCCAATATCTGGCAGCAGGCATTGCTGGGAGCCTGTGTGGTGGGGGTAGGACGCTGGTTTCTGCATCTGGCAGAACGTCCGCAAAGCAAATCTGACGATGCCCTGCATCTGCTGCTGATGCTGCTGAGCATTTTAACGACACTGCGATATCTCTACTACCGGGTCAGCTATACGCTAAATTTTGATACCTGGGTGGATGCGTTTTTTTCGCTGCTGCTGTTTGCCGCCGAGCTATACGGCATTCTCACCCTGTTTCTGGCGTACTTCCAAACGCTGAAAATTCGCGAGCGCAAGCCCGTGGATCTATCGCTGTACCCGCAGGAGGACTGGTTTACCGTCGATATCTACATTCCCACCTACAACGAGGATGTGGACATTGTGCGGAAGACGACCCTGGCAGCAATGGCGATCGACTATCCGGCGGATAAAAAGCGAGTGTACGTGCTGGACGATGGGCGAGCCGAGAAATACAAGCAGCGACGGGCAAAACTCTGGGAAATGTGCGAAGAGCTGGGCTGCACCATGCTCACCCGCGACAACAACGACCACGCCAAAGCCGGAAACATTAACACTGCGCTGCACAAAACCAAGGGCGACCTGGTCATGATTCTGGACTGCGACCACATCCCAATTCGCGGCTTTCTGCAAAAGACAGTCGGCTTCTTTTTCGACCCCAAAGTTGCCCTGGTGCAGACACCTCACTGGTTCTACAACCCCGATCCGTTTGAGCGCAATCTCTACACGAACGGTCAGATTCCGGTAGGCAACGAGCTATTTTACAAGGTGCTTCAAAAGGGCAACGATTTCTGGAACGCGGCTTTCTTCTGCGGCTCGGCAGCCGTGATTCGGCGGGAAGCTATCCTGGAAGTCGGCGGCATTGCTACGGAAACGGTGACGGAAGACTGCCACACTTCCCTGCGACTGCATTCGATCGGCTACAAAAGCGTTTACTACGACAAAATTATGGTGGCGGGACTGGCTCCCGAAACTTTCTCTTCCTTTGTGGGACAGCAGGTGCGCTGGGCAAGGGGAATGGCGCAGATTTTGCGTCTGGAAAACCCTTTGTTTAACCGCAAGCTAAAGCTGAGAATGTCGCAGCGGCTTTGCTACTTCAGTGCCACCATGCACTTCTTCTTTGGCTTTCCCAGGGTGATGTATGCGATCGCCCCCACCTTCTTTTTGCTGTTTGGCATCAACTCGGTGAAGGGATTGGGCGTGGAAACCCTCGTCTATGCACTGCCCCACATTATCCTGTCGATGCAGACCAACCACATTCCCTACAAGCACGTCCGCTTCTCCTTCTGGAATGAGATCTACGAGTTTGCCATGTCCTTCCAGGCGGGAATTGTGACGATGCTGGCGCTCGTGAATCCCAAACTGGGCAGCTTTAACGTCACCAGCAAGGGACTCACCGTAAACGAACGCAGTTTCGACCTGGACTCGATCCGCTATCTGGTGCTGCTGGGAACCATTACGGCGGCGTCGCTCCTGGCAATTCCCTTCTGGCTGATCATCAGTCCCCAGGAAACCCAGGCGGTGCTGATTAATGCGCTCTGGTGTTTGTTTAACCTGCTGCTGGTGCTGGCTGCCTGCCTCGCTGCCTTTGAACAGCCTCAGTTACGCCGCGCCCACCGCTTACCCCGCCGCCTGCTTGCCATTATCCACAACGACGGACGACAGTGGATTGGCAACACCACCAACGTCAGCGAAACGGGTGCCCAAATTTTGCTGGAAGAGTGGCCCAACGTGCCAGACGAAGTGCGAGTGGAACTGGTCGGCGATTATGGGGCAAGGGCACTGCTGGACGCCCGAATTGTGCGCGGTCTTGCCACAGAAAGCCTGGAAACCTCGCTGTCTATTGATTTTGTTAATCTCACCCAGGAACAAAAAGACGATTTAACGCTGGTTCTCTACGCCGACGTGCGGGAATGGTACTCGCAGCGTCGATCGCAAATCGACAAGCCGATCGAATCCCTGCGCTTTATTGCCACCAGCCTCAAACGAGCATTCCGTGAACTCAAGCCGGAAGTGGGCGTCAAAGTGCGAAAACAGGTGCGCGGCTGGGCACAGGTGTTCTGGGAAGGCTGGGAGGATGAAATTTACACGGCAAGAGTCACTGAAATCGGGACTCGCGATCTGCGAATTGAATTTGTCGATCGCACCATCCCCAACCTGGCAACCCTGGAATCATCTCAGCCCATCCTCTCGCTCATGCTCAGTCGCGAAGGCTACGATCCGCTGCCCCAAAGTCTGCTGGCCCAGGTGCAGAGTCTTGAGATATTGCCCACCCTGCTGCCGGATGCCGAAAGCGGACCCGAAGGCACCCAGGTCGTTACCGTTCCCACGCAGCGCATCATTATGGAACTCACTTTTCCGGAATCGCTCGATCGCCAGCAGCGGGAAAAAATCCGCAAGGTTTTGCGGCTTTTGGGTTAG
- a CDS encoding response regulator transcription factor has product MNKTIMGTVLIVEDTHSEMELMSHYLRESGYSVISAGTAKEALDKAIELMPDVIVTDVVMPGMSGFELCRTLRKHPATERVPIVICSSKDQEIDRLWGMKQGADAYITKPFTREQLIRAVKSVSL; this is encoded by the coding sequence ATGAACAAAACGATTATGGGAACGGTTCTCATCGTTGAAGATACCCACTCCGAGATGGAATTGATGAGCCACTATCTGCGTGAAAGTGGCTACTCTGTCATTAGCGCAGGCACAGCAAAAGAAGCCCTTGACAAAGCGATCGAGCTAATGCCCGACGTAATTGTGACGGACGTTGTTATGCCCGGAATGAGTGGGTTTGAACTCTGTCGTACTCTGCGAAAACATCCCGCTACCGAGCGTGTTCCGATCGTCATTTGCAGCTCCAAAGATCAGGAAATCGATCGGCTGTGGGGCATGAAGCAAGGGGCAGATGCCTACATCACTAAACCCTTCACCCGCGAACAGCTGATTCGCGCCGTTAAATCAGTCTCTCTCTAA
- a CDS encoding GAF domain-containing protein has translation MTIQPRPLSNGQFSPNEDNLEPIASESAELDSSSPAVNGKSQSFDAPRPDLGRSQQFVPPEMHSVQMNNWFANLPVRRKQMLALLTSEMIAVFGLVGVSSLLLIAGGRTQLANQAKAEAEVGALAYKSQIDHMGFGFRGQSDNPLVISAAQAWKEGQPLRGEQNEQLRRILGNEIAARKIDYATLVGADGRIIASANANRQGEKFDPQGLVSQVLSTPRQISASAIVSADELKKENPPLPAEIKEQDRLIRYVVTPVRDPERNTVIGALVSGDVVKQSIVERTIETLGNGYSAVYLRQPNGEFKLATSVDLGNATNLEAAQSNVPLSNPQILQQAADALQPRQISGEVVTDRIQVNGQTYTVAAKALPNPKGEPIAILVRGTSEAALNRLLWQILLLQLGIAAVAIAADVTLATVLGRSITRPIEALREVTRRFASGDRTARAKVESSDELGQLMQTFNSLADSVTASESLLKQQYSDQQNTTERVQLLNRIANKIRQSLQVDDILASPLDDVRTLLQADRVVMYRFNEEIASGRIVSESVGEGWIKSAGQVIYDPLTPGTIQRYKSGKISHMDNIDEAKLSRCHCEILERLEVKANLVAPILSGEELLGLLCVHQCSGPRQWQSADIELMQQVTTQIGYALTQAMLLKQQETTAHQEQLVNTIVSRMRQFITRQDIFEVVVWEMREALQADRVGVYLFDENWAGTFVAEAVLPEYPPAMGSRIHDPCFADKYVEKYRLGRVQATNDIYNAGLTACHIGQLEPFKVKANLVAPITIKNELIGLLIAHQCSGPREWQEAEIGLCRKVANQIGFAVEQADLFTQQQDTAQQEQLVNAIVSRMRQFISRQEIFDAVCHDMREALRTDRVGVYLFDENWAGTFMAESVVKGYPSVMNTRIVDPCFADKYVEKYRLGRVHATNDIYNAGLTACHIGQLEPFKVRANLIAPIAIKNELIGLLIAHQCDEPRRWQDSEIGLMRKISKELGFAIEQADLFLEREAARLAAEALSEEQRQQKEALQLQLIELLSEVEGAARGNLTVRANVTAGEIGTVADFFNSIVENLRQIVTKVKQSVEQVNSSLGENEGAIRRLAEEALKQADETTQIINSVEQMTDSIRQVATSARQAAEVARTASTTAETSGSAMDLTVQNILSLRETIGETAKKVKRLGESSQQISKVVSLINQIALQTNLLAINAGIEAARAGEEGQGFAVVAEEVGELAARSANATQEIEKIVATIQRETSQVVEAMEQSTAQVVEGTHLVENAKHSLGQILQVSREIDNLVQSISEATVSQVETSSAVARLIQQVAQVSEQTSKSSLQVSDAIRETVTIAQELQASVGTFEVE, from the coding sequence ATGACTATTCAGCCTCGTCCTTTGTCTAATGGACAGTTCTCCCCTAACGAAGACAACCTGGAGCCGATCGCTTCGGAATCAGCCGAACTGGACTCCTCTTCCCCTGCGGTAAATGGAAAATCGCAGTCCTTCGACGCGCCGCGCCCCGATCTTGGACGATCGCAGCAGTTTGTTCCGCCTGAGATGCATTCAGTCCAGATGAACAACTGGTTTGCCAATCTCCCGGTGCGGCGTAAACAGATGCTGGCGCTGCTGACCTCCGAGATGATTGCGGTGTTCGGGTTGGTCGGCGTCAGTTCACTGCTCTTGATTGCCGGAGGACGAACTCAGCTGGCGAACCAGGCAAAGGCAGAAGCGGAAGTTGGAGCGCTCGCCTACAAAAGCCAAATTGACCACATGGGATTCGGTTTTCGGGGGCAGTCCGACAACCCACTCGTTATCAGTGCAGCCCAGGCATGGAAAGAGGGACAGCCGCTTCGGGGTGAGCAAAACGAGCAGCTTCGGCGAATTCTGGGCAACGAAATTGCTGCCCGCAAGATTGACTACGCGACGCTGGTCGGTGCAGATGGGCGGATTATTGCCAGCGCCAATGCGAATCGTCAGGGCGAAAAGTTTGACCCGCAAGGGCTGGTGAGCCAAGTGCTTTCCACGCCGCGTCAGATTAGTGCCAGTGCCATCGTCAGCGCAGACGAGCTGAAGAAAGAGAATCCGCCCCTTCCGGCTGAGATCAAAGAGCAGGACAGGCTAATTCGCTATGTAGTAACGCCCGTTCGCGATCCGGAACGCAATACAGTGATCGGCGCTCTGGTGTCCGGGGATGTAGTGAAACAGTCGATCGTTGAACGCACGATTGAGACTCTGGGCAATGGCTACAGCGCAGTCTACCTGCGGCAACCCAACGGCGAATTCAAGCTGGCGACCAGTGTTGACCTGGGCAATGCCACCAATCTGGAAGCTGCTCAGTCCAACGTCCCGCTTTCCAACCCGCAGATTTTGCAGCAAGCCGCTGATGCTCTGCAACCGAGACAGATCAGCGGAGAGGTCGTAACCGATCGCATCCAGGTCAACGGACAGACCTACACCGTTGCAGCCAAGGCATTGCCAAATCCTAAGGGCGAGCCGATCGCCATTCTGGTACGCGGTACATCTGAAGCGGCGCTGAACCGTCTGCTGTGGCAAATTTTGCTGCTTCAGCTGGGCATTGCGGCAGTAGCGATCGCGGCGGACGTGACGCTGGCAACAGTGCTGGGACGATCGATTACGCGACCGATCGAGGCTTTGCGGGAAGTCACCCGACGGTTTGCATCCGGCGATCGCACAGCGCGGGCAAAGGTGGAATCTAGCGACGAATTGGGGCAGTTGATGCAGACCTTCAATTCGCTGGCGGACAGCGTTACGGCTTCCGAATCCCTGCTGAAGCAGCAGTACAGCGATCAGCAAAATACCACCGAGCGGGTTCAGCTCCTCAACCGCATTGCCAACAAAATTCGGCAGTCGCTTCAGGTGGACGATATTCTGGCATCTCCCCTGGATGATGTTCGCACCCTGCTCCAAGCCGATCGCGTCGTGATGTATCGATTTAACGAGGAGATTGCCAGCGGCAGAATTGTTTCAGAATCCGTGGGCGAGGGCTGGATTAAATCGGCAGGACAGGTCATCTACGATCCGCTAACGCCGGGAACCATCCAGCGATACAAGAGCGGCAAAATCTCCCACATGGACAACATTGATGAGGCAAAGCTTTCCCGCTGCCACTGCGAAATTCTGGAGCGACTGGAGGTAAAAGCCAACCTGGTTGCTCCGATTCTGTCAGGGGAAGAACTGCTGGGCTTGCTGTGTGTGCATCAGTGTAGCGGTCCGCGCCAGTGGCAATCTGCCGATATCGAACTCATGCAGCAGGTGACAACGCAAATCGGCTATGCCCTGACCCAGGCAATGCTGCTGAAACAGCAGGAGACCACCGCGCACCAGGAGCAGCTAGTTAATACGATCGTCTCCCGAATGCGCCAGTTTATTACTCGCCAGGACATTTTTGAGGTGGTGGTCTGGGAGATGCGGGAGGCACTGCAAGCCGATCGGGTTGGGGTGTACCTGTTTGACGAAAACTGGGCAGGCACCTTTGTCGCAGAAGCCGTGCTGCCGGAATACCCGCCTGCAATGGGGTCAAGAATTCACGATCCCTGCTTTGCCGATAAGTATGTCGAGAAATATCGGCTGGGTCGCGTCCAGGCAACGAACGACATCTATAACGCCGGACTGACCGCCTGCCACATTGGTCAGCTGGAACCCTTTAAGGTCAAGGCAAATCTCGTTGCGCCCATCACCATTAAAAATGAGCTGATTGGACTGCTGATTGCCCACCAGTGCAGCGGTCCACGGGAATGGCAGGAAGCGGAAATCGGACTGTGCCGCAAGGTGGCAAATCAGATTGGGTTTGCAGTTGAGCAGGCGGATCTGTTCACCCAGCAGCAGGACACCGCCCAGCAAGAGCAGTTGGTGAATGCGATCGTCTCCCGGATGCGGCAGTTTATTAGCCGTCAGGAAATTTTTGATGCGGTTTGCCACGATATGCGGGAAGCGTTGAGAACCGATCGGGTTGGGGTGTACCTGTTTGATGAGAACTGGGCAGGCACCTTCATGGCAGAATCCGTGGTGAAAGGATATCCGTCGGTTATGAACACGCGGATTGTCGATCCCTGCTTTGCCGATAAGTATGTCGAGAAGTATCGGCTGGGTCGTGTCCATGCAACGAACGACATCTACAACGCCGGACTGACCGCCTGTCACATTGGTCAGCTCGAACCCTTCAAGGTGAGGGCAAATCTGATCGCGCCCATTGCAATCAAAAATGAGCTGATTGGACTGCTGATTGCCCACCAGTGCGATGAACCCCGTCGCTGGCAGGACAGCGAAATCGGACTGATGCGGAAGATCAGCAAGGAACTGGGATTTGCGATCGAGCAGGCAGATCTGTTCTTGGAAAGGGAAGCCGCAAGGCTGGCAGCAGAGGCACTCTCGGAGGAGCAGCGGCAGCAGAAAGAGGCGCTTCAGCTTCAGCTCATCGAACTGCTGAGCGAGGTCGAAGGAGCCGCCAGAGGCAACCTCACCGTACGGGCAAACGTGACGGCAGGGGAAATCGGCACGGTGGCAGACTTCTTTAACTCGATCGTGGAAAACCTGCGCCAGATTGTAACCAAGGTGAAGCAGTCGGTCGAGCAGGTGAACAGCTCGCTGGGGGAAAACGAAGGGGCAATTCGTCGGCTGGCAGAGGAAGCCCTGAAGCAGGCAGACGAAACCACGCAAATCATTAACTCCGTAGAGCAGATGACCGATTCGATTCGCCAGGTTGCCACCAGTGCCCGCCAGGCTGCTGAAGTTGCCCGCACGGCTTCTACAACAGCCGAAACCAGCGGTAGCGCGATGGATCTGACGGTGCAGAACATTCTCAGCCTGCGGGAGACGATCGGCGAAACGGCAAAGAAAGTGAAGCGGCTGGGCGAATCCTCGCAGCAGATTTCTAAAGTCGTCTCGCTGATTAACCAGATCGCGCTACAAACCAACCTGCTTGCCATTAACGCCGGAATTGAGGCAGCTCGTGCCGGGGAGGAAGGACAGGGCTTTGCCGTGGTTGCAGAGGAAGTTGGCGAACTGGCAGCCCGTTCTGCGAATGCTACCCAGGAAATCGAAAAGATCGTGGCAACGATTCAGCGAGAAACCAGCCAGGTGGTTGAGGCGATGGAGCAAAGCACGGCGCAGGTGGTTGAGGGAACCCACTTAGTCGAAAACGCCAAGCACAGTCTGGGGCAAATTCTGCAAGTCTCCCGCGAAATCGACAATCTGGTGCAGTCCATCTCGGAAGCGACCGTTTCCCAGGTAGAAACCTCCTCCGCCGTGGCTCGCCTGATTCAGCAGGTTGCCCAGGTCTCCGAGCAAACCTCCAAATCCTCCCTGCAAGTCTCCGATGCGATCCGCGAAACCGTGACGATCGCCCAGGAACTCCAGGCATCCGTCGGCACCTTTGAAGTCGAATAG